The following coding sequences lie in one Girardinichthys multiradiatus isolate DD_20200921_A chromosome 13, DD_fGirMul_XY1, whole genome shotgun sequence genomic window:
- the LOC124879826 gene encoding serine incorporator 1-like, which produces MGACLALSSLASCASCLCGSASCLLSSCCPSTNNSTISRLAFSFLLLLGTLVSIIMILPGMEEHLKKIPGFCVGGTSIPGIKNHVNCDVIVGYKSVYRVCFAMACFFFLFSIIMIRVRSSKDPRASIQNGFWFFKFLALVGLTVGAFFIPDGTFTTVWYYFGVVGSFIFIIIQLILLVDFAHSWNQSWLEKAENGNKKCWFAALLSFTFITYALAFTAVVLFYVFYTQPDDCTEHKVFISLNLFFCIAVSIVAILPKVQEAQPTSGLLQASVISLYTMYLTWSAMTNNPNKQCNPSLLSLVQPSSPTPPPGPAQAPGYVQWWDAQSIVGLLVFLFCTLYASIRSSNNAQVNKLMQTEETQGLTADQEASVGEDGVRRAVDNEEDGVTYSYTFFHFSLCLASLYIMMTLTNWYKPNSDYETMQTSMPAVWVKISSSWLSLGLYLWTLVAPLVLPDRDFN; this is translated from the exons ATGGGAGCTTGTTTGGCTCTGAGTTCCCTCGCCAGCTGT GCGTCCTGTTTGTGCGGCTCGGCCTCCTGCCTTTTGTCATCATGCTGCCCGTCCACAAACAACTCAACCATCAGCCGGCTGGCTTTCtccttcctgctgctgctgggaacGCTGGTGTCCATCATTATGATTCTTCCAGGCATGGAGGAACATCTTAAAAAG ATTCCAGGTTTCTGTGTGGGCGGCACAAGCATACCTGGCATAAAGAACCATGTGAACTGTGACGTCATCGTGGGCTACAAGTCCGTGTACCGCGTGTGCTTCGCCATGGCCTGcttcttcttccttttctccATCATCATGATCCGAGTGCGCAGCAGCAAGGACCCCCGTGCTTCCATCCAGAACGG GTTCTGGTTCTTCAAGTTTCTGGCTTTGGTTGGCCTAACTGTGGGAGCCTTCTTCATCCCTGATGGCACCTTTACTACTG TGTGGTATTACTTCGGCGTAGTCGGCTCCTTCATCTTTATCATCATCCAGCTCATCCTGCTGGTTGACTTTGCACATTCCTGGAACCAGTCCTGGCTGGAGAAAgcagaaaatggaaacaaaaagtGCTGGTTTGCAG CTCTCCTGTCATTCACCTTCATCACCTATGCTCTGGCTTTTACTGCTGTTGTCCTCTTCTATGTGTTTTACACCCAACCGGACGACTGTACGGAGCACAAGGTCTTCATCAGCCTCAATCTCTTCTTCTGCATCGCTGTGTCTATTGTGGCCATTTTGCCCAAAGTTCAG GAGGCTCAGCCCACTTCAGGCCTGCTCCAGGCTTCTGTCATCTCGCTTTATACCATGTATCTCACCTGGTCAGCCATGACCAACAACCCCA ACAAACAGTGTAACCCCAGTCTGTTGAGTTTGGTCCAGCCCAGCAGTCCCACTCCACCACCGGGCCCCGCTCAAGCTCCAGGATACGTGCAGTGGTGGGACGCGCAGAGCATTGTGGGACTCCTCGTCTTCTTGTTCTGCACACTTTATGCCAG CATCCGCTCCTCCAACAACGCCCAAGTGAACAAGCTGATGCAGACGGAGGAAACCCAGGGTTTGACCGCCGACCAGGAGGCTTCAGTGGGGGAGGACGGAGTCCGGCGTGCCGTGGACAATGAGGAGGATGGTGTAACCTACAGCTACACGTTCTTCCACTTCAGCCTCTGTCTGGCCTCTCTCTACATCATGATGACCCTCACTAACTGGTACAA ACCCAACTCCGACTATGAGACCATGCAGACCTCCATGCCAGCTGTCTGGGTGAAGATCAGCTCCAGCTGGCTCAGTTTGGGCCTCTACCTTTGGACCCTGGTGGCTCCGCTGGTGCTTCCTGATCGAGACTTCAACTAA